The window caactgaatgcagccgtttgaaaattgccttcggggggtatttcgacgagctgaagcggatggaacagaaattttagatgtgcgacgaacggttctcgagataacttcgttcatatcagaaaatttttcatagtaattgctaaacttgcatataactcacccgcaacagttcacagctgcttcaaacttctctactaggggtatttcgacgagctgaagccgatggcaccggaattttccaggtgcgatcaacggttctcgagataacttcgttcatatcagaaaatttttcatagcaaaagataaagttggctgtaactcacccgcaccgtttcacagctgcttcaaacttctttactaggtgtatttcgacgagctgaagccgatggcaccggaattttccaggtgcgatcaacggttctcgagataacttcgttcatatcagaaaatttttcatagcaaaagataaagttggctgtaactcacccgcaccgtttcacagctgcttcaaacttctttactaggtgtatttcgacgagctgaagccgatggcaccggaattttccaggtgcgatcaacggttctcgagataacttcgttcatatcagaaaatttttcatagtaaaagataaagttggctgtaactcacccgcaacagttcacagccgttgctaaacatcgtactaggtgtatttcgtcctactgaagccgatgcaacaggaatttttcaggtgcgatcaacggttcttcagagaacgtcgaccatagggcgaaagatgtgaatcaaaaaacggcgtcagatcgctataaaaaatgcgtgcggtactacaaaatgatgccatgcagccatctacggtgtcgcaaagcgtcaaaatgcaagatttcaaaaaatttttcttcaaaaaagtgtttttcagctgctgaaacgcacgattttcactaaaacggataagactgcaattatttccccgacaactgaatgcagccgtttgaaaattgccttcggggggtatttcgacgagctgaagcggatggaacagaaattttagatgtgcgacgaacggttctcgagataacttcgttcatatcagaaaatttttcatagtaattgctaaacttggatataactcaccagcaacagttcacagctgcttcaaacttctttactaggggtatttcgacgagctgaagccgatggcactggaattttccaggtgcgatcaacggttctcgagataacttcgttcatatcagaaaatttttcatagcaaaagataaagttggctgtaactcacccgcaccgtttcacagctgcttcaaacttctttactaggtgtatttcgacgagctgaagccgatggcaccggaattttccaggtgcgatcaacggttctcgagataacttcgttcatatcagaaaatttttcatagtaaaagataaagttggctgtaactcacccgcaacagttcacagccgttgctaaacatcgtactaggtgtatttcgtcctactgaagccgatgcaacaggaatttttcaggtgcgatcaacggttcttcagagaacgtcgaccatagggcgaaagatgtgaatcaaaaaacggcgtcagatcgctataaaaaatgcgtgcggtactacaaaatgatgccatgcagccatctacggtgtcgcaaagcgtcaaaatgcaagatttcaaaaaatttttcttcaaaaaagtgtttttcagctgctgaaacgcacgattttcactaaaacggataagactgcaattatttccccgacaactgaatgcagccgtttgaaaattgccttcggggggtatttcgacgagctgaagcggatggaacagaaattttagatgtgcgacgaacggttctcgagataacttcgttcatatcagaaaatttttcatagtaattgctaaacttgcatataactcacccgcaacagttcacagctgcttcaaacttctctactaggggtatttcgacgagctgaagccgatggcaccggaattttccaggtgcgatcaacggttctcgagataacttcgttcatatcagaaaatttttcatagcaaaagataaagttggctgtaactcacccgcaccgtttcacagctgcttcaaacttctttactaggtgtatttcgacgagctgaagccgatggcaccggaattttccaggtgcgatcaacggttctcgagataacttcgttcatatcagaaaatttttcatagcaaaagataaagttggctgtaactcacccgcaccgtttcacagctgcttcaaacttctttactaggtgtatttcgacgagctgaagccgatggcaccggaattttccaggtgcgatcaacggttctcgagataacttcgttcatatcagaaaatttttcatagtaaaagataaagttggctgtaactcacccgcaacagttcacagccgttgctaaacatcgtactaggtgtatttcgtcctactgaagccgatgcaacaggaatttttcaggtgcgatcaacggttcttcagagaacgtcgaccatagggcgaaagatgtgaatcaaaaaacggcgtcagatcgctataaaaaatgcgtgcggtactacaaaatgatgccatgcagccatctacggtgtcgcaaagcgtcaaaatgcaagatttcaaaaaatttttcttcaaaaaagtgtttttcagctgctgaaacgcacgattttcactaaaacggataagactgcaattatttccccgacaactgaatgcagccgtttgaaaattgccttcggggggtatttcgacgagctgaagcggatggaacagaaattttagatgtgcgacgaacggttctcgagataacttcgttcatatcagaaaatttttcatagtaattgctaaacttggatataactcaccagcaacagttcacagctgcttcaaacttctttactaggggtatttcgacgagctgaagccgatggcactggaattttccaggtgcgatcaacggttctcgagataacttcgttcatatcagaaaatttttcatagcaaaagataaagttggctgtaactcacccgcaacagttcacagccgttgctaaacatcgtactaggtgtatttcgtcctactgaagccgatgaaacaggaatttttcaggtgcgatcaacggttcttcagagaacgtcgaccatagggcgaaagacgtgaatcaaaaaacggcgtcagatcggtataaaaaatgcgtgcggtactacaaaatgatgccatgcagccatcgacggtgtcgtaaagcgtcaaaatgcaagatttcaaaaaatttttcttcaaaaaagtgtttttcagctgctgaaacgcacgattttcactaaaacggataagactgcaattatttccccgacaactgaatgcagccggttgaaaattgccttcggggggtatttcgacgagctgaagcggatggaacagaaattttagatgtgcgaccaacggttctcgagataacttcgttcatatcagaaaatttttcatagtaatagctaaacttgcatataactcacccgcaacagttcacagctgcttcaaacttctttactaggtgtatttcgacgagctgaagccgatggcatcgcaattttccaggtgcgatcaacggttctcgagataacttcgttcatatcagaaaatttttcatagtaattgctgttctgtcgcagaaggattttctttctatttaaattttaataatttgttaGATTGTAATAGTTtgtatttgttattatttgaCTGGGGTTTTCCCCGATAATAGTTTGATAGAGGGTCAAACCTTTTAATATTTTAGTGGGAATTAACCTTATCTATGATTCCTTCAATATAGTCGGGATTTCCCCAGAACTTTATGATGGAGCAATTACTATGGTTGTACTCCTCCGAATGAATTTACTGCGGACCAATTTATGGTTCCTAATCCTTCGAAGGGTTTATTACCACGTTCTATCATAAAGAAACCTAAAATGTAGAATCTCTCCATGGTCCGTGTGATCCCTTAAGGATTGTCCTTTACTTAATTTTAAGTTAGTTCCGTAGTTCATtcaaatcaaaaaatattataattattagttCAACTACTTTGATTACGAGTTACACCATTTCTGGTTACACTCCTCCTTTTAgttaaatttaatataattcaattttaataataattcgccaaattaattgtttgagatctattaaataaatcacatttccatcaaatcaaatttaattaatcaaattaaaaaaccgCTCACAATCACCTCCTCAGTGTCCCTACCCTGTGCGAGTGAACATATTttatggtccttcgagccggatctcAAACGAATTAAAATTAGTAGTGATTGATCAGTAGTGTTAATTGTGAAGTGCTAGTGTACGCGATCCTCGAGTCCCCTCTACAAACGCACAACAATGACCGGAGTCAACGCTACAAACGCAGCAATCGCTGCAGAATGCTCGACCCTTCGGAGAAGACGTGGTTCGATCCAAGCCGCGATCACGAACTTCAAGACGACCATCCAGACATATAGAGGAACCCCCATCGAAGACAGGAGGCCATACCAATTTCGAGCAGCTCTTCAAAGGCTACAGGAACGGTTCAGAGTGTTCCCGGAAATTCAGGAGCGACTGGAAGATTTGGACGAGAATGAGGTTGACAGGCGATTTGAATTAGAGGATTCATTTGACGCTACCATCGGAGATGCCTTGGAACTTCTCGAACAACCGAAGCTCCATTCATCGGCCCCACATTCGTCACTACCAGCTCAAGTGCCGACGGTCACTAACCACCTTCCTAGTCGACCTCGATTACCAGAAATCAAGGTACCTGAATTTAGTGGTGCTATTGAAGAGTTTCCAACGTTCTGGGACTCATACACCAGTGTCATCCACGGTAACCCAGATCTAGCAATCATCCAGCAGTTCCAGTACCTACGTGGACTCCTCAAAGGTAGGGCTTCTGCTACAATCAGTTCTCTAGCCACAACAGAAGAGAACTATGCTATTGCAATTGACGTCCTGAAAAGGAAATATGACTGCAAGAAGAAGATCCTTCAGAGACACTGGTCCATCATGCGGGACTATCCACCCTTACAACGAGATGCCCCGACAGAACTGGGACAGCTCGCTGACGTGATGAACCAGCACATCCAAGCACTGGAAACGCTGGGACAGAATGTCAGCAGCTGGGATCTACCACTCATAGACCTCATCACCCAGAAACTCGCCCCAGAGACTATTTGGCAGTGGGAACTCAAAACTCAAGGAAACGAGTTACCAACGTATAAACAACTACTCGAATTCATTGAGTCAAGAGCGACTTGCCACGATGTCCGGACAAGAACTTCCAGGAGTCTCACTTCAACTTCATCAGACCCAACAAGTTCAGATAGAAGGAAAGAGAAGAAAACGCGAAGGCAGGCCTTTGTTACTACATCACTAGCTCCAGTGCAATCAGCAGATTATGGTATATCAGCAACATCGGCAATACCTCCATCGTGCTTTCTTCAATGTGGGACAGGTCACCGTCACCTTAGCAAGTGTCCAATTTTCAAGAGTCTCACACCAGAGCAGAGATTCACCAAGGCCAAGACAGCTAACTATTGCATCAACTGCTTGAAACCAGGACACACTTCCTCAGTATGTACCTCTTCAGTGGACTGTTCCATCTGCAAGGCCAGACACCATACCCTTCTTCACAAACACACCGAGACAACGTCAAGTCCAACACAAGCTTGACTAGTCTCAGCAGCGAGCTCCTCTATTCGCCATACAGCATTAATCGTCAATTCGTCTACTTGTGATCTAATGGTTACTGCTAAGGTCAACGTGCTGGACAGTCATAGACAACCTGTCAGCTGCCGAGTACTCTTGGACACCGGATCGACCACCAATATCATAAGAGAGAGTTTGGCGGTGGCCCTCAATCTACCCCTCAAGCCCTTTGCTGTCCCAATCGGAGCTCTAAACGACACGAATACAACAACAAGGTATTTAGTCACTGCTACAATACGGTCTCGAGTCGCTGGGTATGAGAGGACACTCAATTTCCTGACAGTGCCTAACATCACCCACGCCATACCCGATCAACCTCTCGATCGCAATTCAATAAGGATTCCAGCCAATGTGAAGCTTGCGGATCCGGAATTCCACCGTCCCGCATCTGTGGACATGCTCCTCGGGTCGGGTCCAACCCTTTCACTCCTCTGCCAAGGCAAGGAGAAACTCACGCCAGCAGATCAACCAGAACTCTATCTGCAACAGACTCTGCTTGGCTGGGTAATCGGAGGTAGCGCGCCTACAGTTCAGTCAATACGCCAGCGTGCGTGCAATGTACTCAGCACCTCCCAAATTGATCTCGATATCTCCAAGTTCTGGGAGATTGAAGAGGCTGAGACTGCCTCATCTTCGGCCAGTACCGAAACAGAAGCCGAGCGACACTTCCTGGAGAACGTCACACGGGACGGTTGCGGCAGATACATCGTTGCCTTGCCGTTCAACGGAAAGGAATCGCTTATTGGGGAGTCACGATCCCGAGCCTTTCGTCGACTCAAATCCCTGGAGAAACGACTGAATGGTAATATTGAATTCAACACCCAATACCGTGCAGTTCTCCAAGAATACTTGGATCTTGGTCATCTCACAGAAGTCACTGAGGCTGACCTGTCTCATCCTGGGTATTACCTGCCCCATCACGCTGTAATCAAGGAGAGCAGCTTAACAACCAAGGTACGTGTTGTCTTCGACGGATCAGCGGCTACCAGCACTGGAATATCCCTCAATGAAACTCTACACGTCGGACCCACGATTCAAGATAATATATTCTCTCTCCTTGTTCGATTCCGTCTCCATCCATACGTGCTTACTGGGGACATCGAAAAGATGTACAGGCAAGTTCTCGTTCGTCCCGAAGATCGAATCTATCAACGCATCTTGTGGCGTGACGGAAGAGAACCAGTAAGGACATTCCAACTTAATACAGTGACGTTTGGACTCTCCGCAGCACCCTACCTTGCGATTCGATGCCTCCATCAACTAGCGAACGATGAAGGCCATCGGTATCCAGTAGCAGCTAAAGTACTTCAGCGTGACATGTACGTCGACGACCTCCTTACTGGTACCCAGACACGAGAAGAAGCTCTTCACCTACGTGAAGAATTGGATAAACTGGTGAAACTCGGCGGATTTAATCTAAGGAAATGGGCTTCCAATGATCCATCGATTTTGGGTGAGCTAGCACCAAACAATGTCAATCATCATCTACAAATTGGGGACTCCACCATCTTGAAAACATTGGGCATCTTCTGGAATTCATCCGAGGACACCATCACCTACGAGGCCAAATTATCAAGACATCAGATAATCACCAAACGCATTATCCTTTCTGAGACTGCCAAAATCTTTGATCCTCTTGGCCTCTTGTCACCAGTAGTCATCGTGGCAAAGATGATTATGCAGAAACTCTGGACATTGAAGATAAGCTGGGATGCACCTCTACCGCCCAAGATTCAAGAAGAATGGCTCCAGTTTTACGGGCAACTTCACCATATCAAGCGAGTCACTTTTCCACGGTTTGCACTTCAAGAGAAACCAAGAGGAATCGAACTCCATGGATTCAGCGATGCCAGTCAAGGTGCCTACGGAGCTTGTGTCTACCTTCGATCTGTTGGAAGCAATGGAGAGGTCAACACTACCCTACTGTGTGCTAAGTCTCGTGTTGCACCCCTCAAGCAGATCACTATTCCCAGACTTGAACTCTGCGGAGCCCAACTACTGATCAAGCTCATCCAAAGCATCAAGAAGGCAATCACCATCCAGATCGACCGCATTGTCTACTGGACTGACTCAACCATCATTCTCCACTGGATCCATACTCCTGCACATCAATTGCAAACCTTCGTCTCTAACCGAATAGCAGACATTCAGTCCAAATCTAGACCAGACGAGTGGCGGCATGTGAGGACTCACGACAACCCAGCTGACCTTGTTTCGCGCGGACAATCCATCAAGGACTTCATCACATCCACTATCTGGTTCGAAGGCCCTTCATGGCTCCGAGCACAGGAGAATACCTGGCCAGCTATCGATCTTCAGTTCTCCTCCTATCCCTCTGAAATCAAAGGAAGATACTGTCACGTGGCATACAGTAAACGCGAAACACATCCACTGGAGTGGTACtcttcattcaaaaaattgaaacgaatAATCGCATTCTGTCTACGTTTCAGATCCCGTAAACAAGGGCCACTAACGGCCGAAGAGCTGATCGCAGCGCAAAACGCCGTCATTCATTGGTTGCAAACTGAGACACTCAGTCCTCTCAAACGTGCTCTCAATGACACCAACTCCAAACAAGCCAAAAATCCAGAGTTGGCCAAAGTGTCCAAATTAGCACCATTCCTAGACAAAGACGGACTCATCAGAGTAGGAGGCAGGCTTCGGAACGCGATGATCCCATATTCCCAACGGCACCCGATCATCATACCGAAGTCTCATCCAATCACCAAGCTGATCATTTGGGAGGCTCACATTTCTCAGTTGCATGCTGGCCCTCAAGCAACCCTTTATCACATCAGGCAGCAGTATTGGCCACTGGATGGTCGTAACTCCGTACGCCATATCATCCATAAATGCATACGATGCACGAGATTGAGCCCTCCATCAGTCGAGTACATCATGGGGAATTTACCAGCGGCCAGAGTTACCGAGTCACGACCTTTCTCGAATGTAGGTATTGACTACTGCGGTCCTTTCTTTATTAAGGAGAAGAAATTCCGCAACCGCAGTCGAGTCAAGGTTTACGTCGCCGTCTTCACGTGCTTAGCAGTAAAGGCCGTACATCTAGAAGTGGTGAGTGATCTCACAACTGAGGCGTTCCTTGCAGCCCTACGGAGATTCATTGCTAGACGGGGATGCTGC of the Diachasmimorpha longicaudata isolate KC_UGA_2023 unplaced genomic scaffold, iyDiaLong2 ctg00000074.1, whole genome shotgun sequence genome contains:
- the LOC135171665 gene encoding uncharacterized protein LOC135171665, with translation MVTAKVNVLDSHRQPVSCRVLLDTGSTTNIIRESLAVALNLPLKPFAVPIGALNDTNTTTRYLVTATIRSRVAGYERTLNFLTVPNITHAIPDQPLDRNSIRIPANVKLADPEFHRPASVDMLLGSGPTLSLLCQGKEKLTPADQPELYLQQTLLGWVIGGSAPTVQSIRQRACNVLSTSQIDLDISKFWEIEEAETASSSASTETEAERHFLENVTRDGCGRYIVALPFNGKESLIGESRSRAFRRLKSLEKRLNGNIEFNTQYRAVLQEYLDLGHLTEVTEADLSHPGYYLPHHAVIKESSLTTKVRVVFDGSAATSTGISLNETLHVGPTIQDNIFSLLVRFRLHPYVLTGDIEKMYRQVLVRPEDRIYQRILWRDGREPVRTFQLNTVTFGLSAAPYLAIRCLHQLANDEGHRYPVAAKVLQRDMYVDDLLTGTQTREEALHLREELDKLVKLGGFNLRKWASNDPSILGELAPNNVNHHLQIGDSTILKTLGIFWNSSEDTITYEAKLSRHQIITKRIILSETAKIFDPLGLLSPVVIVAKMIMQKLWTLKISWDAPLPPKIQEEWLQFYGQLHHIKRVTFPRFALQEKPRGIELHGFSDASQGAYGACVYLRSVGSNGEVNTTLLCAKSRVAPLKQITIPRLELCGAQLLIKLIQSIKKAITIQIDRIVYWTDSTIILHWIHTPAHQLQTFVSNRIADIQSKSRPDEWRHVRTHDNPADLVSRGQSIKDFITSTIWFEGPSWLRAQENTWPAIDLQFSSYPSEIKGRYCHVAYSKRETHPLEWYSSFKKLKRIIAFCLRFRSRKQGPLTAEELIAAQNAVIHWLQTETLSPLKRALNDTNSKQAKNPELAKVSKLAPFLDKDGLIRVGGRLRNAMIPYSQRHPIIIPKSHPITKLIIWEAHISQLHAGPQATLYHIRQQYWPLDGRNSVRHIIHKCIRCTRLSPPSVEYIMGNLPAARVTESRPFSNVGIDYCGPFFIKEKKFRNRSRVKVYVAVFTCLAVKAVHLEVVSDLTTEAFLAALRRFIARRGCCRNIYSDNGTNFVGASNELKEIYELLKSVDLQQQAQSLLTNKRIQWHFIPPQSPHFGGLWEAAVKSFKHHLYRIVTNELLTIEEFNTLVIEIEAVLNSRPLTPMSSDPNDLLVLTPGHFLIGESLTCPREYDFTDASSNRLSSWQHIQKLKQHFWARWHREYISGLNSRSKWSQGEHHIQEGTVVLLKEDNLPALQWALGRVIKVRPGADGIIRAVTVKTAKGTFDRNVKKLAPLPITDSDQNQ